DNA from Vibrio gazogenes:
GCCTTGCCCAGTGTGACAAGATGATCCCATAAGTAGAGCGCAAAGATGCCTTGCCGGGAGCCAGAAACCGTTGAATCCCGGCTACCGATATAAACCGGCCGGGCAGACGAGCCGACTTTATAGCGTGCTTGCATGAGATAAATCCCGCAAGCCCACGGCATACCCAGCCATTTATAAGGGCTGGTACACAGCGACATCACTTCCGGATGACGAAATTCATCGGGCTCATCCGTGATGGCAAAAGGTGCAGATCCGACATGTAAATACGGTGAGAAATTGACTGCCAGTGCCCCATCAATATGGATCCAGTAACGCCGTTGTTGTGGGGTATTGTTCCCCAGTAATGGTTTCAGGCGCGTCAGAATCGTATGAATCGCATCGCTGCCACCGCTAAACGTGGTGCCATGATTCAGCACCAAAATCACCGGATATTGCGCAGCGGTGAAAAACTCAACCAACGCATATAGATCGTCAATGATCACCGCATCATTTTCATCAACAGCCAATGGCTGATACCAGTTGCCCTGATTAATCGGGCACGCTCCCAAGTCCGGCCCGATATCGTGGAATAAACCAACACCAAGCATTTGACTGGCTTTATAAATCGAATAATGGGTCGCCCCCGAACAGATCAACACCGGCGGAGAATCAGTCGTGGTCGCCTCAGCATAGCCTTCAACCGAGTCTTCAACCGGATGTCCCCGTAAGAAATCCCGCGCATTCCAGAGCGCATAAAGATTCCCTTCGGTTGACCCCATTGCGGTCACATATCCCCAATACTGACGCT
Protein-coding regions in this window:
- a CDS encoding pyridoxal-dependent decarboxylase, producing MQYKLAIGEDSLSEAEKEAILSDYFMTLDQQKASFLGYQTNQQVEFPPRLLPFLSLNLLNLGDGFEDGSYRINAKQFERAVLDYYARLCGFAGSHTQRQYWGYVTAMGSTEGNLYALWNARDFLRGHPVEDSVEGYAEATTTDSPPVLICSGATHYSIYKASQMLGVGLFHDIGPDLGACPINQGNWYQPLAVDENDAVIIDDLYALVEFFTAAQYPVILVLNHGTTFSGGSDAIHTILTRLKPLLGNNTPQQRRYWIHIDGALAVNFSPYLHVGSAPFAITDEPDEFRHPEVMSLCTSPYKWLGMPWACGIYLMQARYKVGSSARPVYIGSRDSTVSGSRQGIFALYLWDHLVTLGKAGLQQLADANEHLANHTQHRIEQLFQQFDPSGKQLCVMPRPHHSNVVRFTAPNPAVIEQFSLAQNDVMSDGRLQRMCHVVILSHVTPAAIERLLDALAHANAFSCISRPKNPLTDLRSMRHLSGALSDDSASQAERFI